The following are from one region of the Vicugna pacos chromosome 9, VicPac4, whole genome shotgun sequence genome:
- the CCDC61 gene encoding centrosomal protein CCDC61 isoform X4 has translation MGVCGEATLAMDQPAGLQVDYIFRGVEHAVRVMVSGQVLELEVEDRMTADQWRGEFDASFIEDLTHKTGNFKQFNIFCNMLESALTQSSESVTLDLLTYTDLESLRNRKMGGRPGPLASRSAQLNSKRYLILIYSVEFDRIHYPLPLPYQGKPDPVVLQGIIRSLKEELGRLRGLDGQDTRDSRETEIWHLREQVSRLVSEKRELEAQLGRSREEALAGRAARQEIESLRGLVRGLELELRQERGLGHRGAGRRSQDCRRLAKELEEVKASERSLRARLKTLNAELAMYKRGRRTPPVVQPSAREDRASTSRERSTSRGRGAARSSSRESARGGRGRGRPARPSPSPTGGRVPRFDPTAFVKAKEKKQREIKMKQQQQQQQQQQQQQQQQQQQQQQRNRLGSGGSGDGPSISWSRQTRPSAAVTGRGDAANRSRNRSSSVDSFRSRCSSASSCSEFEDFSESLPRGVRCRGKPPSPTTWSGSNTQKSTPLERGHHRRRLANSGGWVPIKEYSSDHQAADMAEIDARLKALQEYMNRLDTRS, from the exons CGACACTGGCCATGGACCAGCCAGCCGGCCTGCAGGTGGACTACATCTTCCGGGGTGTGGAGCATGCTGTGCGGGTGATGGTATCTGGGCAGGTGCTAGAGCTGGAGGTGGAGGACCGGATGACGGCCGACCAGTGGCGAGGCGAGTTCGATGCCAGCT TCATCGAAGATTTGACTCACAAGACAGGGAACTTCAAACAGTTCAACATCTTCTGTAACATGCTGGAGTCAGCCCTCACCCAG AGCAGTGAGTCGGTCACCCTTGACCTGCTGACCTACACAGATCTGGAGTCCCTGCGGAACCGAAAGATGGGGGGCCGCCCAGGCCCCTTGGCCTCAAGATCGGCCCAGCTCAACTCCAAGCGCTACCTGATCCTCATCTACTCTGTGGAGTTTGACAG GATTCACTACCCGCTGCCCCTCCCGTACCAGGGCAAGCCAGACCCGGTGGTCCTGCAGGGCATCATCCGTTCATTGAAGGAGGAGCTGGGCCGCCTTCGAGGGCTGGACGGCCAGGACACTCGGGACAGCCGGGAGACTGAGATCTGGCACCTGCGGGAGCA GGTGTCGCGCTTGGTGTCTGAAAAGCGCGAGTTGGAGGCCCAGTTGGGCCGATCGCGCGAAGAGGCGCTGGCTGGGCGAGCGGCGCGCCAGGAGATCGAGTCACTGCGCGGGCTCGTGCGCGGCCTGGAGCTGGAGCTGCGGCAAGAGCGCGGCCTCGGGCACCGCGGGGCCGGCCGCCGGAGCCAGGATTGCCGCCGGCTAGCCAAGGAG CTCGAGGAGGTGAAGGCGTCGGAGCGGAGCCTGCGTGCCCGGCTGAAGACGCTGAACGCCGAGCTGGCCATGTACAAGAGAGG GAGACGGACTCCGCCGGTGGTGCAGCCTTCAGCCCGGGAGGATCGGGCTTCGACGTCTCGGGAGCGCTCCACGTCGCGTGGCCGTGGCGCCGCCCGCTCCTCATCCCGGGAGAGTGCCCGCGGGGGCCGGGGTCGAGGCCGCCCTGCCCGCCCCTCGCCCTCGCCTACAG GTGGTCGCGTGCCCCGTTTCGACCCAACAGCCTTTGTGAAAGCCAAGgagaagaagcagagagagatcAAGATGAA gcagcagcagcagcagcagcagcagcagcagcagcagcagcagcagcagcagcagcagcagcagcagcggaaCCGACTGGGCAGCGGAGGAAGCGGTGACGGTCCATCCATCTCCTGGTCTCGCCAGACTCGGCCTTCTGCTGCCGTGACCGGCCGAGGAGACGCGGCTAACCGCTCCCGAAACCGCAGCTCCTCCG TGGACAGTTTCCGCAGCCGCTGCTCCTCCGCCAGCTCCTGCAGCGAATTCGAGGATTTCTCTGAATCCCTCCCTAGAGG CGTTCGCTGCCGTGGGAAGCCTCCCAGCCCCACAACCTGGAGTGGGTCCAACACG CAGAAGTCCACCCCCTTGGAACGCGGCCACCATCGGAGACGCCTGGCCAATTCAGGGGGCTGGGTCCCCATCAAAG AGTACAGCTCCGACCACCAGGCAGCTGACATGGCCGAAATAGACGCCCGCCTGAAGGCCTTGCAGGAATACATGAACCGACTGGACACGCGGTCGTGA
- the CCDC61 gene encoding centrosomal protein CCDC61 isoform X2 translates to MGVCGEATLAMDQPAGLQVDYIFRGVEHAVRVMVSGQVLELEVEDRMTADQWRGEFDASFIEDLTHKTGNFKQFNIFCNMLESALTQSSESVTLDLLTYTDLESLRNRKMGGRPGPLASRSAQLNSKRYLILIYSVEFDRIHYPLPLPYQGKPDPVVLQGIIRSLKEELGRLRGLDGQDTRDSRETEIWHLREQVSRLVSEKRELEAQLGRSREEALAGRAARQEIESLRGLVRGLELELRQERGLGHRGAGRRSQDCRRLAKELEEVKASERSLRARLKTLNAELAMYKRGRRTPPVVQPSAREDRASTSRERSTSRGRGAARSSSRESARGGRGRGRPARPSPSPTGGRVPRFDPTAFVKAKEKKQREIKMKQQQQQQQQQQQQQQQQQQQQQQRNRLGSGGSGDGPSISWSRQTRPSAAVTGRGDAANRSRNRSSSVDSFRSRCSSASSCSEFEDFSESLPRGVRCRGKPPSPTTWSGSNTQQKSTPLERGHHRRRLANSGGWVPIKEYSSDHQAADMAEIDARLKALQEYMNRLDTRS, encoded by the exons CGACACTGGCCATGGACCAGCCAGCCGGCCTGCAGGTGGACTACATCTTCCGGGGTGTGGAGCATGCTGTGCGGGTGATGGTATCTGGGCAGGTGCTAGAGCTGGAGGTGGAGGACCGGATGACGGCCGACCAGTGGCGAGGCGAGTTCGATGCCAGCT TCATCGAAGATTTGACTCACAAGACAGGGAACTTCAAACAGTTCAACATCTTCTGTAACATGCTGGAGTCAGCCCTCACCCAG AGCAGTGAGTCGGTCACCCTTGACCTGCTGACCTACACAGATCTGGAGTCCCTGCGGAACCGAAAGATGGGGGGCCGCCCAGGCCCCTTGGCCTCAAGATCGGCCCAGCTCAACTCCAAGCGCTACCTGATCCTCATCTACTCTGTGGAGTTTGACAG GATTCACTACCCGCTGCCCCTCCCGTACCAGGGCAAGCCAGACCCGGTGGTCCTGCAGGGCATCATCCGTTCATTGAAGGAGGAGCTGGGCCGCCTTCGAGGGCTGGACGGCCAGGACACTCGGGACAGCCGGGAGACTGAGATCTGGCACCTGCGGGAGCA GGTGTCGCGCTTGGTGTCTGAAAAGCGCGAGTTGGAGGCCCAGTTGGGCCGATCGCGCGAAGAGGCGCTGGCTGGGCGAGCGGCGCGCCAGGAGATCGAGTCACTGCGCGGGCTCGTGCGCGGCCTGGAGCTGGAGCTGCGGCAAGAGCGCGGCCTCGGGCACCGCGGGGCCGGCCGCCGGAGCCAGGATTGCCGCCGGCTAGCCAAGGAG CTCGAGGAGGTGAAGGCGTCGGAGCGGAGCCTGCGTGCCCGGCTGAAGACGCTGAACGCCGAGCTGGCCATGTACAAGAGAGG GAGACGGACTCCGCCGGTGGTGCAGCCTTCAGCCCGGGAGGATCGGGCTTCGACGTCTCGGGAGCGCTCCACGTCGCGTGGCCGTGGCGCCGCCCGCTCCTCATCCCGGGAGAGTGCCCGCGGGGGCCGGGGTCGAGGCCGCCCTGCCCGCCCCTCGCCCTCGCCTACAG GTGGTCGCGTGCCCCGTTTCGACCCAACAGCCTTTGTGAAAGCCAAGgagaagaagcagagagagatcAAGATGAA gcagcagcagcagcagcagcagcagcagcagcagcagcagcagcagcagcagcagcagcagcagcagcggaaCCGACTGGGCAGCGGAGGAAGCGGTGACGGTCCATCCATCTCCTGGTCTCGCCAGACTCGGCCTTCTGCTGCCGTGACCGGCCGAGGAGACGCGGCTAACCGCTCCCGAAACCGCAGCTCCTCCG TGGACAGTTTCCGCAGCCGCTGCTCCTCCGCCAGCTCCTGCAGCGAATTCGAGGATTTCTCTGAATCCCTCCCTAGAGG CGTTCGCTGCCGTGGGAAGCCTCCCAGCCCCACAACCTGGAGTGGGTCCAACACG CAGCAGAAGTCCACCCCCTTGGAACGCGGCCACCATCGGAGACGCCTGGCCAATTCAGGGGGCTGGGTCCCCATCAAAG AGTACAGCTCCGACCACCAGGCAGCTGACATGGCCGAAATAGACGCCCGCCTGAAGGCCTTGCAGGAATACATGAACCGACTGGACACGCGGTCGTGA
- the CCDC61 gene encoding centrosomal protein CCDC61 isoform X6, with the protein MGVCGEATLAMDQPAGLQVDYIFRGVEHAVRVMVSGQVLELEVEDRMTADQWRGEFDASFIEDLTHKTGNFKQFNIFCNMLESALTQSSESVTLDLLTYTDLESLRNRKMGGRPGPLASRSAQLNSKRYLILIYSVEFDRIHYPLPLPYQGKPDPVVLQGIIRSLKEELGRLRGLDGQDTRDSRETEIWHLREQVSRLVSEKRELEAQLGRSREEALAGRAARQEIESLRGLVRGLELELRQERGLGHRGAGRRSQDCRRLAKELEEVKASERSLRARLKTLNAELAMYKRGRRTPPVVQPSAREDRASTSRERSTSRGRGAARSSSRESARGGRGRGRPARPSPSPTGGRVPRFDPTAFVKAKEKKQREIKMKQQQQQQQQQRNRLGSGGSGDGPSISWSRQTRPSAAVTGRGDAANRSRNRSSSVDSFRSRCSSASSCSEFEDFSESLPRGVRCRGKPPSPTTWSGSNTQQKSTPLERGHHRRRLANSGGWVPIKAPCGFRPRTDPPRTQRLLSQSTAPTTRQLTWPK; encoded by the exons CGACACTGGCCATGGACCAGCCAGCCGGCCTGCAGGTGGACTACATCTTCCGGGGTGTGGAGCATGCTGTGCGGGTGATGGTATCTGGGCAGGTGCTAGAGCTGGAGGTGGAGGACCGGATGACGGCCGACCAGTGGCGAGGCGAGTTCGATGCCAGCT TCATCGAAGATTTGACTCACAAGACAGGGAACTTCAAACAGTTCAACATCTTCTGTAACATGCTGGAGTCAGCCCTCACCCAG AGCAGTGAGTCGGTCACCCTTGACCTGCTGACCTACACAGATCTGGAGTCCCTGCGGAACCGAAAGATGGGGGGCCGCCCAGGCCCCTTGGCCTCAAGATCGGCCCAGCTCAACTCCAAGCGCTACCTGATCCTCATCTACTCTGTGGAGTTTGACAG GATTCACTACCCGCTGCCCCTCCCGTACCAGGGCAAGCCAGACCCGGTGGTCCTGCAGGGCATCATCCGTTCATTGAAGGAGGAGCTGGGCCGCCTTCGAGGGCTGGACGGCCAGGACACTCGGGACAGCCGGGAGACTGAGATCTGGCACCTGCGGGAGCA GGTGTCGCGCTTGGTGTCTGAAAAGCGCGAGTTGGAGGCCCAGTTGGGCCGATCGCGCGAAGAGGCGCTGGCTGGGCGAGCGGCGCGCCAGGAGATCGAGTCACTGCGCGGGCTCGTGCGCGGCCTGGAGCTGGAGCTGCGGCAAGAGCGCGGCCTCGGGCACCGCGGGGCCGGCCGCCGGAGCCAGGATTGCCGCCGGCTAGCCAAGGAG CTCGAGGAGGTGAAGGCGTCGGAGCGGAGCCTGCGTGCCCGGCTGAAGACGCTGAACGCCGAGCTGGCCATGTACAAGAGAGG GAGACGGACTCCGCCGGTGGTGCAGCCTTCAGCCCGGGAGGATCGGGCTTCGACGTCTCGGGAGCGCTCCACGTCGCGTGGCCGTGGCGCCGCCCGCTCCTCATCCCGGGAGAGTGCCCGCGGGGGCCGGGGTCGAGGCCGCCCTGCCCGCCCCTCGCCCTCGCCTACAG GTGGTCGCGTGCCCCGTTTCGACCCAACAGCCTTTGTGAAAGCCAAGgagaagaagcagagagagatcAAGATGAAG cagcagcagcagcagcagcagcagcagcggaaCCGACTGGGCAGCGGAGGAAGCGGTGACGGTCCATCCATCTCCTGGTCTCGCCAGACTCGGCCTTCTGCTGCCGTGACCGGCCGAGGAGACGCGGCTAACCGCTCCCGAAACCGCAGCTCCTCCG TGGACAGTTTCCGCAGCCGCTGCTCCTCCGCCAGCTCCTGCAGCGAATTCGAGGATTTCTCTGAATCCCTCCCTAGAGG CGTTCGCTGCCGTGGGAAGCCTCCCAGCCCCACAACCTGGAGTGGGTCCAACACG CAGCAGAAGTCCACCCCCTTGGAACGCGGCCACCATCGGAGACGCCTGGCCAATTCAGGGGGCTGGGTCCCCATCAAAG CTCCCTGCGGCTTCAGGCCCCGCACAGACCCCCCCCGAACCCAACGCCTGCTCTCGCAGAGTACAGCTCCGACCACCAGGCAGCTGACATGGCCGAAATAG
- the CCDC61 gene encoding centrosomal protein CCDC61 isoform X3, with product MGVCGEATLAMDQPAGLQVDYIFRGVEHAVRVMVSGQVLELEVEDRMTADQWRGEFDASFIEDLTHKTGNFKQFNIFCNMLESALTQSSESVTLDLLTYTDLESLRNRKMGGRPGPLASRSAQLNSKRYLILIYSVEFDRIHYPLPLPYQGKPDPVVLQGIIRSLKEELGRLRGLDGQDTRDSRETEIWHLREQVSRLVSEKRELEAQLGRSREEALAGRAARQEIESLRGLVRGLELELRQERGLGHRGAGRRSQDCRRLAKELEEVKASERSLRARLKTLNAELAMYKRGRRTPPVVQPSAREDRASTSRERSTSRGRGAARSSSRESARGGRGRGRPARPSPSPTGGRVPRFDPTAFVKAKEKKQREIKMKQQQQQQQQQQQQQQQQQQQQQQRNRLGSGGSGDGPSISWSRQTRPSAAVTGRGDAANRSRNRSSSVDSFRSRCSSASSCSEFEDFSESLPRGVRCRGKPPSPTTWSGSNTQKSTPLERGHHRRRLANSGGWVPIKAPCGFRPRTDPPRTQRLLSQSTAPTTRQLTWPK from the exons CGACACTGGCCATGGACCAGCCAGCCGGCCTGCAGGTGGACTACATCTTCCGGGGTGTGGAGCATGCTGTGCGGGTGATGGTATCTGGGCAGGTGCTAGAGCTGGAGGTGGAGGACCGGATGACGGCCGACCAGTGGCGAGGCGAGTTCGATGCCAGCT TCATCGAAGATTTGACTCACAAGACAGGGAACTTCAAACAGTTCAACATCTTCTGTAACATGCTGGAGTCAGCCCTCACCCAG AGCAGTGAGTCGGTCACCCTTGACCTGCTGACCTACACAGATCTGGAGTCCCTGCGGAACCGAAAGATGGGGGGCCGCCCAGGCCCCTTGGCCTCAAGATCGGCCCAGCTCAACTCCAAGCGCTACCTGATCCTCATCTACTCTGTGGAGTTTGACAG GATTCACTACCCGCTGCCCCTCCCGTACCAGGGCAAGCCAGACCCGGTGGTCCTGCAGGGCATCATCCGTTCATTGAAGGAGGAGCTGGGCCGCCTTCGAGGGCTGGACGGCCAGGACACTCGGGACAGCCGGGAGACTGAGATCTGGCACCTGCGGGAGCA GGTGTCGCGCTTGGTGTCTGAAAAGCGCGAGTTGGAGGCCCAGTTGGGCCGATCGCGCGAAGAGGCGCTGGCTGGGCGAGCGGCGCGCCAGGAGATCGAGTCACTGCGCGGGCTCGTGCGCGGCCTGGAGCTGGAGCTGCGGCAAGAGCGCGGCCTCGGGCACCGCGGGGCCGGCCGCCGGAGCCAGGATTGCCGCCGGCTAGCCAAGGAG CTCGAGGAGGTGAAGGCGTCGGAGCGGAGCCTGCGTGCCCGGCTGAAGACGCTGAACGCCGAGCTGGCCATGTACAAGAGAGG GAGACGGACTCCGCCGGTGGTGCAGCCTTCAGCCCGGGAGGATCGGGCTTCGACGTCTCGGGAGCGCTCCACGTCGCGTGGCCGTGGCGCCGCCCGCTCCTCATCCCGGGAGAGTGCCCGCGGGGGCCGGGGTCGAGGCCGCCCTGCCCGCCCCTCGCCCTCGCCTACAG GTGGTCGCGTGCCCCGTTTCGACCCAACAGCCTTTGTGAAAGCCAAGgagaagaagcagagagagatcAAGATGAA gcagcagcagcagcagcagcagcagcagcagcagcagcagcagcagcagcagcagcagcagcagcagcggaaCCGACTGGGCAGCGGAGGAAGCGGTGACGGTCCATCCATCTCCTGGTCTCGCCAGACTCGGCCTTCTGCTGCCGTGACCGGCCGAGGAGACGCGGCTAACCGCTCCCGAAACCGCAGCTCCTCCG TGGACAGTTTCCGCAGCCGCTGCTCCTCCGCCAGCTCCTGCAGCGAATTCGAGGATTTCTCTGAATCCCTCCCTAGAGG CGTTCGCTGCCGTGGGAAGCCTCCCAGCCCCACAACCTGGAGTGGGTCCAACACG CAGAAGTCCACCCCCTTGGAACGCGGCCACCATCGGAGACGCCTGGCCAATTCAGGGGGCTGGGTCCCCATCAAAG CTCCCTGCGGCTTCAGGCCCCGCACAGACCCCCCCCGAACCCAACGCCTGCTCTCGCAGAGTACAGCTCCGACCACCAGGCAGCTGACATGGCCGAAATAG
- the CCDC61 gene encoding centrosomal protein CCDC61 isoform X1 yields MGVCGEATLAMDQPAGLQVDYIFRGVEHAVRVMVSGQVLELEVEDRMTADQWRGEFDASFIEDLTHKTGNFKQFNIFCNMLESALTQSSESVTLDLLTYTDLESLRNRKMGGRPGPLASRSAQLNSKRYLILIYSVEFDRIHYPLPLPYQGKPDPVVLQGIIRSLKEELGRLRGLDGQDTRDSRETEIWHLREQVSRLVSEKRELEAQLGRSREEALAGRAARQEIESLRGLVRGLELELRQERGLGHRGAGRRSQDCRRLAKELEEVKASERSLRARLKTLNAELAMYKRGRRTPPVVQPSAREDRASTSRERSTSRGRGAARSSSRESARGGRGRGRPARPSPSPTGGRVPRFDPTAFVKAKEKKQREIKMKQQQQQQQQQQQQQQQQQQQQQQRNRLGSGGSGDGPSISWSRQTRPSAAVTGRGDAANRSRNRSSSVDSFRSRCSSASSCSEFEDFSESLPRGVRCRGKPPSPTTWSGSNTQQKSTPLERGHHRRRLANSGGWVPIKAPCGFRPRTDPPRTQRLLSQSTAPTTRQLTWPK; encoded by the exons CGACACTGGCCATGGACCAGCCAGCCGGCCTGCAGGTGGACTACATCTTCCGGGGTGTGGAGCATGCTGTGCGGGTGATGGTATCTGGGCAGGTGCTAGAGCTGGAGGTGGAGGACCGGATGACGGCCGACCAGTGGCGAGGCGAGTTCGATGCCAGCT TCATCGAAGATTTGACTCACAAGACAGGGAACTTCAAACAGTTCAACATCTTCTGTAACATGCTGGAGTCAGCCCTCACCCAG AGCAGTGAGTCGGTCACCCTTGACCTGCTGACCTACACAGATCTGGAGTCCCTGCGGAACCGAAAGATGGGGGGCCGCCCAGGCCCCTTGGCCTCAAGATCGGCCCAGCTCAACTCCAAGCGCTACCTGATCCTCATCTACTCTGTGGAGTTTGACAG GATTCACTACCCGCTGCCCCTCCCGTACCAGGGCAAGCCAGACCCGGTGGTCCTGCAGGGCATCATCCGTTCATTGAAGGAGGAGCTGGGCCGCCTTCGAGGGCTGGACGGCCAGGACACTCGGGACAGCCGGGAGACTGAGATCTGGCACCTGCGGGAGCA GGTGTCGCGCTTGGTGTCTGAAAAGCGCGAGTTGGAGGCCCAGTTGGGCCGATCGCGCGAAGAGGCGCTGGCTGGGCGAGCGGCGCGCCAGGAGATCGAGTCACTGCGCGGGCTCGTGCGCGGCCTGGAGCTGGAGCTGCGGCAAGAGCGCGGCCTCGGGCACCGCGGGGCCGGCCGCCGGAGCCAGGATTGCCGCCGGCTAGCCAAGGAG CTCGAGGAGGTGAAGGCGTCGGAGCGGAGCCTGCGTGCCCGGCTGAAGACGCTGAACGCCGAGCTGGCCATGTACAAGAGAGG GAGACGGACTCCGCCGGTGGTGCAGCCTTCAGCCCGGGAGGATCGGGCTTCGACGTCTCGGGAGCGCTCCACGTCGCGTGGCCGTGGCGCCGCCCGCTCCTCATCCCGGGAGAGTGCCCGCGGGGGCCGGGGTCGAGGCCGCCCTGCCCGCCCCTCGCCCTCGCCTACAG GTGGTCGCGTGCCCCGTTTCGACCCAACAGCCTTTGTGAAAGCCAAGgagaagaagcagagagagatcAAGATGAA gcagcagcagcagcagcagcagcagcagcagcagcagcagcagcagcagcagcagcagcagcagcagcggaaCCGACTGGGCAGCGGAGGAAGCGGTGACGGTCCATCCATCTCCTGGTCTCGCCAGACTCGGCCTTCTGCTGCCGTGACCGGCCGAGGAGACGCGGCTAACCGCTCCCGAAACCGCAGCTCCTCCG TGGACAGTTTCCGCAGCCGCTGCTCCTCCGCCAGCTCCTGCAGCGAATTCGAGGATTTCTCTGAATCCCTCCCTAGAGG CGTTCGCTGCCGTGGGAAGCCTCCCAGCCCCACAACCTGGAGTGGGTCCAACACG CAGCAGAAGTCCACCCCCTTGGAACGCGGCCACCATCGGAGACGCCTGGCCAATTCAGGGGGCTGGGTCCCCATCAAAG CTCCCTGCGGCTTCAGGCCCCGCACAGACCCCCCCCGAACCCAACGCCTGCTCTCGCAGAGTACAGCTCCGACCACCAGGCAGCTGACATGGCCGAAATAG
- the CCDC61 gene encoding centrosomal protein CCDC61 isoform X7 has translation MGVCGEATLAMDQPAGLQVDYIFRGVEHAVRVMVSGQVLELEVEDRMTADQWRGEFDASFIEDLTHKTGNFKQFNIFCNMLESALTQSSESVTLDLLTYTDLESLRNRKMGGRPGPLASRSAQLNSKRYLILIYSVEFDRIHYPLPLPYQGKPDPVVLQGIIRSLKEELGRLRGLDGQDTRDSRETEIWHLREQVSRLVSEKRELEAQLGRSREEALAGRAARQEIESLRGLVRGLELELRQERGLGHRGAGRRSQDCRRLAKELEEVKASERSLRARLKTLNAELAMYKRGRRTPPVVQPSAREDRASTSRERSTSRGRGAARSSSRESARGGRGRGRPARPSPSPTGGRVPRFDPTAFVKAKEKKQREIKMKQQQQQQRNRLGSGGSGDGPSISWSRQTRPSAAVTGRGDAANRSRNRSSSVDSFRSRCSSASSCSEFEDFSESLPRGVRCRGKPPSPTTWSGSNTQQKSTPLERGHHRRRLANSGGWVPIKAPCGFRPRTDPPRTQRLLSQSTAPTTRQLTWPK, from the exons CGACACTGGCCATGGACCAGCCAGCCGGCCTGCAGGTGGACTACATCTTCCGGGGTGTGGAGCATGCTGTGCGGGTGATGGTATCTGGGCAGGTGCTAGAGCTGGAGGTGGAGGACCGGATGACGGCCGACCAGTGGCGAGGCGAGTTCGATGCCAGCT TCATCGAAGATTTGACTCACAAGACAGGGAACTTCAAACAGTTCAACATCTTCTGTAACATGCTGGAGTCAGCCCTCACCCAG AGCAGTGAGTCGGTCACCCTTGACCTGCTGACCTACACAGATCTGGAGTCCCTGCGGAACCGAAAGATGGGGGGCCGCCCAGGCCCCTTGGCCTCAAGATCGGCCCAGCTCAACTCCAAGCGCTACCTGATCCTCATCTACTCTGTGGAGTTTGACAG GATTCACTACCCGCTGCCCCTCCCGTACCAGGGCAAGCCAGACCCGGTGGTCCTGCAGGGCATCATCCGTTCATTGAAGGAGGAGCTGGGCCGCCTTCGAGGGCTGGACGGCCAGGACACTCGGGACAGCCGGGAGACTGAGATCTGGCACCTGCGGGAGCA GGTGTCGCGCTTGGTGTCTGAAAAGCGCGAGTTGGAGGCCCAGTTGGGCCGATCGCGCGAAGAGGCGCTGGCTGGGCGAGCGGCGCGCCAGGAGATCGAGTCACTGCGCGGGCTCGTGCGCGGCCTGGAGCTGGAGCTGCGGCAAGAGCGCGGCCTCGGGCACCGCGGGGCCGGCCGCCGGAGCCAGGATTGCCGCCGGCTAGCCAAGGAG CTCGAGGAGGTGAAGGCGTCGGAGCGGAGCCTGCGTGCCCGGCTGAAGACGCTGAACGCCGAGCTGGCCATGTACAAGAGAGG GAGACGGACTCCGCCGGTGGTGCAGCCTTCAGCCCGGGAGGATCGGGCTTCGACGTCTCGGGAGCGCTCCACGTCGCGTGGCCGTGGCGCCGCCCGCTCCTCATCCCGGGAGAGTGCCCGCGGGGGCCGGGGTCGAGGCCGCCCTGCCCGCCCCTCGCCCTCGCCTACAG GTGGTCGCGTGCCCCGTTTCGACCCAACAGCCTTTGTGAAAGCCAAGgagaagaagcagagagagatcAAGATGAAG cagcagcagcagcagcagcggaaCCGACTGGGCAGCGGAGGAAGCGGTGACGGTCCATCCATCTCCTGGTCTCGCCAGACTCGGCCTTCTGCTGCCGTGACCGGCCGAGGAGACGCGGCTAACCGCTCCCGAAACCGCAGCTCCTCCG TGGACAGTTTCCGCAGCCGCTGCTCCTCCGCCAGCTCCTGCAGCGAATTCGAGGATTTCTCTGAATCCCTCCCTAGAGG CGTTCGCTGCCGTGGGAAGCCTCCCAGCCCCACAACCTGGAGTGGGTCCAACACG CAGCAGAAGTCCACCCCCTTGGAACGCGGCCACCATCGGAGACGCCTGGCCAATTCAGGGGGCTGGGTCCCCATCAAAG CTCCCTGCGGCTTCAGGCCCCGCACAGACCCCCCCCGAACCCAACGCCTGCTCTCGCAGAGTACAGCTCCGACCACCAGGCAGCTGACATGGCCGAAATAG